In the genome of Microcoleus vaginatus PCC 9802, the window AATGCCTTTGACTGCGGCAGTGATGAGCAATGAGTAGCCCCCATAGTTTTTCACCTTGTAAAAGGGGAACGACTAGGTTAGCTTTAATTTCCAACTCCCTTAGTAAATTAAGGTGGCACTCTGAAATACCTGCCGTATAAATATTGTCGATCGCGCGGACGTGTCCCTGCTCGTAAACAGAGACGTAGCGTTCTCGAAAACAAGGGTCATTAATGTCAATCCCCAAAATCGGCATCGTACCGACGGCTATCGACTCGACGGCTATAAATCCACTCCAATCTGGATTAAAGCGGTAAATAACTGTTCTATCAGTTGACAAAAACTGGCGGACTTCTTCCACAGCCATTGCCAGCACTTCTTCTAGGTTAAGAGAGGAGCGAATTCGCTCTTGAATGGAATTCACTAGCCGCTCCCTTTTTACTTGTTGCTGCAAGGCTATTTCCGCCTGTTTGCGAGCAGTAACATCTACTCCATAACCAACGCACTCCACAGGTAGGCCAGCAGCATTTTTGACTAACTTTATCTCGTCGTAAATCCAGCGATAACTGCCGTCTTTGTGCCGTTCGCGGTATTCGTAAGAAATCGATTCTTTTTCCAAGAGTTTAGCGAATGAAGTAGCAACAATTTCTCTATCTTCTGGGTGAATCAGGCTATGCCAATCAAGGGAACCATCAAGAAATTCTCGCGCTTCATAACCCATGATTGAAACAATATTATCGCTGACAAATGTTACGTCATAATTTCCCCCTAATTTGCAGCTAAAAATCACCGCCGGAGTAGTCGCCAGCAAATATTGCAAGCGTTCGGTGACAGAGCGCAAGTTTAACTCAGCTTGTTTGCGATCGCGAGCTTCCATTGCTAAAGCTGCAATCTGTGCCACATAGCTAGCGAAGCTTTGTTCGTCGAGCGTCCAATTCCTCAGCGTTCCCTGATGTTCTAAACAAATTACACCCGCAATTTGTCCTTGATGGCTAATAGGAACATCTAGCATCGACGAGATGTTTAAAGGAATCAAATAAGATTCGCTAAATTCTTGGGTGCGCGGATCGGTTTTGGCATCAACCACTGCGATCGGCTGTTCTGTATTCAAAGCTTGGAAATAGCTAGGATAGTCAGCAACTTTCAGTTGTGCATCCTTACTGTGTTGATGGGGCGTCAGTTCGTAGAGGTCGGCACAGCACATTCCGGATTTATCTTCTTGATAAAACCAAATACTTGCCCGCTCAACATTCAGAGTACGGGTTGCCATTTGTGTAATCTCTCTCAAAGCCTCGCTGATATTTCCCTCGTAGATACTAGAATTTTTGGCTAATTCTAGCAATCCATTTTGTTGTTCTGTTAACCTAGTTTCTCGTTCGCGCAAAGCAGATTCAGCAGCTATTTTTTCTCTAATTTCCCCTTCTAAATAACCGTTGATTTGTCTCAACTCTGCGGTGCGCTCTTCCACTTTAACTTCTAAGTCATCATAAGCACAGCGCAAAGCTAATTCTGCATCTTCACGTACGGCGATTTCACACTGCAACTTGCGATTTATTGTCTCTAAGTCTTGCGGGGTTTTTAAAGATAAAAGCTGTGGCAATACTGTTACCATCGAGGCTGCTGTGTAGCAGGAAACCAGTGCAGTAATTCCTTTTTCAATCCCCGACAGCCAATAAGCGGAATGCCACAACGTCCAAATTTCTAGCAAGTGACCCGTGCCGCAGAGAACAATAAATGCACCAAATAAAGCAAATATTCCTAAAAAAGGAACATCGCGCCGCTTGAAGATAAAATAAATTAGCATCGCCGCAATTGAATAGTAGGCGATCGCCATTAAAAAGTCCCCTGTTACGTGCAGCCAAACTAAAGGTGTTTGCCACAGATAGCAATGACCGTGAGGCATATACTGAGTTGGGGAAAAGATATTTTTGAGTGATTCCCACATAATATTTGCTATTTGGAGATAATCTTGATGTGAACGATGCCTAAGCTAGGGAAAAAAGTAAAATAGATGCAAAATTGTAGCTGGATGCGGAATGAGTTATTAACGCCTCAATCCAGCTTTTTCATAACAGTTTGCTTCTGGAGTAGGGGGCGATCGCCAAATTGCGAGCGCAAAGGAATTTCAATGATAAACTCAGTACCTCTGCCAACCTCGGAAATGCAGCGCAAATAACCTTCATGGGCTTGAATAATCTGATAAGCAATTGCCAAACCCAGCCCGGTACCAGCACCGATAGGTTTGGTCGTATAAAATGGATCGTAAATTTTAGCGATCGCATCATAATCTATGCCAGGGCCATTATCAGCAATGTGAATCTGCACCCACTTGCCATCAACTAAAACCGTGCGGATGCGAATTTTTAGCAGTGGGCAATAGGTATTTTGTAAGTTGTCGGAGAAATTATTTTCCCAATAGCCGTTGCTCGAATATCCCTGATGTACAATCTGTTCTAAAGCATCAATAGCATTAGAACAAATATTCATAAATACTTGGTTAATCTGCCCAGCGTAGCATTCTAATTCGGGCAAATCTCCATACTCCTTAATCACTTGAATCGGCGGACGTTTTGGTTCTTCTTTCAAGCGGTGCTGCAAAATCATTAAAGTGCTGTCGATCCCTTCATGGATATTTACTTTCTTCATATCAGCTTCGTCTAAACGGGAGAAAGTGCGTAAAGATTTAACAATGTCCTTAATCCGTTCTGCTCCAATTTTAATCGAAGCAAAAAGTTTTTGCAGGTCTTTTAAAATAAAATCGAGTTCGATAGTGTGAATCTTGTCTGCAATTTCCGGCGCCGGAGTGGGGTAATAAACTTGATAAGCCTTAATCAATGCCAAAATATCTTTAATGTATTCCTCAGCCGGAATCAGATTGCCATAAATGAAGTTAACAGGGTTATTGATTTCGTGAGCAACCCCAGCTACCATTTGCCCCAAAGAAGACATTTTTTCAGTTTGCACGAGTTGAGCTTGGGCGTTTTTGAGCTGTTGCAGAGTTTCCTCTAGCTGCTGAGTTCGTTCCCGTAGTTTCGCTTCCGAGTGCCGCAATGAATTTTCAGCCAAAGAGCGATCGCGATTTTCCTGTTGCAAAAGTTCATTGGTTGATTCTAAAGCGATCGTCCTCTCAATCACCCGTTTTTCCAATTCTAGCATTAATTTCGAGAGTGCTTCTTGAGCTTGTTTGCGATCGCCAATCTCATTTTGTAAAGCTAAATTTGCCACCGCTAATTGAGCGGGACTGGGGATAGCCAAGATTTTTGGGATTAGTTCCACCAGCACTGCTGCTGTAGATAGCGAAATCAGCGCTGTAATCCCTTTAAGAAAACCAGAGAACCAATAATTAGGATGCCACAGCGTCCATATTTCCATAATATGGGTAATACCGCAGCAGATAATAAAAGAGCCAAACAGCATGAAAACCCAGTCAAAAGGCACATCTTTCCGTTTTTTGACAATATAAATGAGGGTCAGGGGTATCAAAAAATAAGCGACGGCAATCAAACCATCGGACAAAACGTGTAGCCCCACTAATCCCGGCTTCCACAAGTAGCAATGACCGTGAGGAATAAAATAATTAGGGAACATTGTATGAACCATTTGCATTAAATCAACTCGGTTATTGGCTAATTTTTTTTAAGAGAGGGTTACAGGAGAATAAAAAAATGTGCTAGCACAAAAAGAAGAATTATGCTTTTGGACTTAACACTTGTGATGAGTATATGCAGCGAGACGAAACTACATTTAATTAAGTTAACATCAATCTACTAAGCTTTAGCAAAGCCAACTGTCACATCTTTAATTGTGACTTCACGGCCAACTGTGACACCTGCATGACATTTTAGCCAACCAGCGAGAAAAACTGAACACTGCTTGCTACCTGAAAGGGAACCCCGCCAGCACCTCTTGAAGGGTTAGGGCGCTCAGTGACCACTGAATCCTTTATTGATATTGGTGCGCTTCGGTGAGATTTAACGCATTTGACCTGTTACCCCATGAGAGAAATGTCGCTATAGGCTCGCGTCCCAATCAAAGAGGCGATCGGCTTTACAGCCAATTATAAGTGATAATATCAACGATACACTCACGGGATAATTGCAAATTATGACGATAGATGAGTTACTACAGCTAACTCGTGTCCGATTGCAAAAAGATTTATATCCCGTACAAGCAATCATACTCCGCCAAGTTTGGGAAGGAAAGACTTATACAAGCATCGCCTCTACCTCTAATTACGGAGAGAATTACCTGAGAAACATCGCCTCGTCCTTGTGGCAATCCCTCTCTAACATCTTGCAGACACCTATTAGCAAATCTAATTTTCGCTCCTCAGTAGAATCGCGTTCCCTGAGCGCAGACGAACGAGAATTAATTGAAGAATTCACCCGCAGCCAATGCCTAGCAACACCTTTAGAATTTCCCGGGCCTCCAGTACCCCTCGGTTCCCCATTTTATATCCATCAGCCGCTAATTGAAGAACTCACCTATCGAGAGATTAGTAAAGCCGGAAGTGTGCTGCGGATTAAAGCTCCCAGGAAGATGGGTAAAAGTTCGCTCCTGCGAAGGATTGTAGCTCGCGCGACTTCTCTTGGCTATCGAACTGTAAGTTTAGATTTTCAGCAAGCCGAGGAAGCTGTTTTAGACAACCTAGATAAATTTTTACGATAGTTTTGTGCCAACATCAGCCGTCACCTAGAATTGCCACCTCTGTTAGATGATTATTGGGATGAAGGCATGGGTAGCAAAGTAAGCTGTGCTATCTATTTACAACAATATATTTTAGACACAATAAATACTCCTCTTGTCTTAGCTTTAAATGAAGTCAATAGGATTTTTGAGTCTCCAAAAATTGCCAGAGAATTTTTGCCGCTCCTGCGAAGCTGGCCTGAAGAAGCAAAGCGGATTGAAACTCTAGGCAAACTGCGGTTAATCGTTCTTCACTCCACAGAAATTTATATTCCTTTAAAGCTCACTGAATCGCCTTTTAATGTCGGTTTACCGCTGCAATTGCCCTATTTTACAGAAGAGCAGATACTTGCTTTAGCGCAGTGTCACGGACTGGATTGGACAGATAGCCCCGATGCCGATCGACTCATGGCAATGGTGGGGGGACATCCTTATCTGGTGTGGCTAGCTCTTTACCACCTCTGTCAAAATAGTTTAACGCTAGATCAGCTACTACAAAAAGCTCCCACAATAGCAGTAATTTATAAATATTATTTGCGGAGTTTTTGAGTGACATTGCAAGAGTATCCCGAACTTGCGGTTGCACTTAAACAAGTGGTATAATCGGAAGACGGAGTGGAATTAGATCCGATAGTAGCTTCTAAGTTAGTTAGTATGGGGCTAATTCATATCGATAATAACCGCTGTACGCTGAGCTGTGAGTTGTATCGCCTATATTTTGCTTCGCACAACTTTATTTAGCTCGAGGTTTGAGAGTTTATTTGCGTAAGTTATATTAGAATGAAGCGATCGCACCACATCCTCACCTCTCAAGAAACTCACTAGATACTTACATTTAAATTAACCCATAAACGGCATGACCAAGGTTACATACCAAATTGGAGGCAGTCTTGCTAGTGATGCACCTACCTATGTGGAACGACAAGCAGATATCGAACTTTATGAAGCCTTAAAAAATGGCGAATTTTGCTACATTCTCAACTCCCGACAAATGGGCAAATCTTCCCTTATCGTTCGCACCCTGCACCGACTGCAAGCAGAAGGATTTCAATGCAGTACCATTGACATGACCCGCATCGGCAGCGAAAACATTACTCCTTTACAGTGGTACAAAGGAATCGTTGGGATTTGTGGCGCAGCTTTAATTTATTAGGAATAATTAATTTAAAAACTTGGTGGAAAGAACAAGAAGAAGTTTCTCTCCTGCAAAGATTGAGTCAGTTTATTGAAGAGATTTTATTGACCCGATTTGCGGAAGAGCGAATTTTTATATTGGTCGATGAGATTGATAGTATTCTCAGTTTAAATTTTCCGGTAGATGATTTTGCCTTGATTCGTTTCTGCTACAATCAACGAGCTATCAATCCAGAATATACCCGCATTACCTTCGCAATTTTCGGAGTAGCTACACCCAGTGATTTAATCGCCGATAAAAATCGGACACCTTTTAATATTGAAGTGGCGATCGATTTGTCAGGATTTAGCTTAGAAGAAGCGCAACCATTAGCGAAAGGGTTAGAAAATGTCATAGCCAATCCGCAGGCAGTTCTCAAAGAAATCTTAGTTTGGACTTCAGGACAGCCATTTTTAACGCAAAAAATATGTGAATTAGTAGTAAAAATAGCGGGTAATCCCACAGGGGTGATTTAAAAATACCACCGGGAACCGAGGGAGTTTTTGTGGAATCGTTGTTGAGAGAAAACATCATCAATAAATGGGAATCGCAAGATGAGCCAGAGCATTTAAAGACAATTCGCGATCGCATAATTGGCAACGAACAACTCACTGCCCGTAGCTTAGGCATCTATCAAAACCTCTTACAATGTGGTGAAAGTGAAGCGGATGATAGTCGAGAGCAGATCGAACTGCTGTTATCAGGTTTGGTAGTAAAACAACAAGGTTTTTTAAAGGTAACTAACCCGATTAATCAAGCAGTTTTTCACCTACAATGGGTAGAAAAACAGTTAGAGCAACTGCGTCCTTATTCCCAAGCTTTCAACGCTTGGATCGCTTCAAAACAAACCGATGAATCGCGATTGTTGCGCGGACAATCGTTAAAAGACGCTTCCTACTGGGCCCAGGGAAAAAGTTTGAGCGATTTGGATTATCACTTTTTAGCCGCTTCTCAAGAATTAGACAGGCTGGAAGTGCAGCAAGCGCTGGAAGCAGCGAGGCTCACAGAAGTTGAAGCCAGACTCACAGAAGAACGCAAGCGGTTAGTTTTAGAGCAAGAGACAGCGAAGCGGCAGCGAAGATTTCTTGGGGCGCTGAGTGGATCACTGATAGTTGCGATCGCATTTGGCATCCTCGCCCTCTGGCAATATCGTCAAGCCGTTACCAGCGAAAGTCAAGCCCTCACCTCCTCCTCCGCAGGACAATTCGCCTGCCAACAGCGATTAGACGCTCTCGTAACTGCCATCAAAGCCAGACGTAGGCTCGACAGTTTCCCTAGTTCCAGCCTTCAATTGCAATCTCAAGTTCAACAAGTGCTGCAACAAGCCATCTACGGAACAGCAGAATTCAATCGCCTGTCGGGTCATCCCAGTGGGGTTTTAGCACTTGATGCCAGTCCAGACGGTCAACTCATCGCTACAGGTAGCAACGACCAAACGGTCAAGCTTTGGCAGCTCGATACAGAAATAACGATGCTAACGGGACATGAGGGGAATGTTTGGGGGGTGGCGTTTAGTCCCGATGGTAAACAAATTGCGTCGGTTGGGGACGATCGCACAATCATTCTGTGGGATGTGGAGCGCATTCTCAAACTCGATGAACTGGCTTATGCGTGCGATCGCGTCCGAGATTATCTGCGAACAAATACCGATGTGAAGGAGGAGGATAGACATTTGTGCGATCGTATTAAAACGGAATAATATCCAGTCCGCTTTATTAGGAATAATAGATTAATATGTGTGGGCTAGAGCATCATAAGATTAGA includes:
- a CDS encoding GAF domain-containing protein — translated: MWESLKNIFSPTQYMPHGHCYLWQTPLVWLHVTGDFLMAIAYYSIAAMLIYFIFKRRDVPFLGIFALFGAFIVLCGTGHLLEIWTLWHSAYWLSGIEKGITALVSCYTAASMVTVLPQLLSLKTPQDLETINRKLQCEIAVREDAELALRCAYDDLEVKVEERTAELRQINGYLEGEIREKIAAESALRERETRLTEQQNGLLELAKNSSIYEGNISEALREITQMATRTLNVERASIWFYQEDKSGMCCADLYELTPHQHSKDAQLKVADYPSYFQALNTEQPIAVVDAKTDPRTQEFSESYLIPLNISSMLDVPISHQGQIAGVICLEHQGTLRNWTLDEQSFASYVAQIAALAMEARDRKQAELNLRSVTERLQYLLATTPAVIFSCKLGGNYDVTFVSDNIVSIMGYEAREFLDGSLDWHSLIHPEDREIVATSFAKLLEKESISYEYRERHKDGSYRWIYDEIKLVKNAAGLPVECVGYGVDVTARKQAEIALQQQVKRERLVNSIQERIRSSLNLEEVLAMAVEEVRQFLSTDRTVIYRFNPDWSGFIAVESIAVGTMPILGIDINDPCFRERYVSVYEQGHVRAIDNIYTAGISECHLNLLRELEIKANLVVPLLQGEKLWGLLIAHHCRSQRHWNSSEIESLQQISVQLTIAIQQSTLFEQAKTELAERKLAETALQKAVVAADTANRAKSEFLSSMSHELRTPLNAILGFSQVMVRDSSLNNQHLQHLEIINRAGEHLLALINDILEMSKIEAGRSQLNESSFNLMRLLKTLEEMFRLKAKSKKLQLNLEVGDGVPDFVSGDEGKLRQILINLVGNAIKFTEMGSVTLRVKKKVEKSLGAETAEFSDTQTKLVGAGCEHSESLAVETAAIQRKPGWCTGFNQSESLAHCDCVDAHDLHPEVLRLQFEIEDTGLGIAAEEMNKLFEPFEQTKTGQKSQQGTGLGLPISRKFVQMMGGDITVSSTPELGSKFAFDIQISLAAPSEIKILKPQKKVISLAPNQPEYRILVVDDRADNCLVIDRLLSPLGILVREARDGQEAIAVWEDWQPHLIWMDMQMPVMDGYEATRKIKAHPLGKQTVIVALTASAFEEERQTILGAGCDDFMRKPFEAKILFAKMEELLGVRYLYEESVEAPLENESEISGVTSNQSVELQLGQMPPEWVEKISHAAHECCDDKILKLIEELPREFAVAAQVLTTLVDDFLFDDIIELAQSALMMIRVPVSN
- a CDS encoding ATPase; protein product: MQMVHTMFPNYFIPHGHCYLWKPGLVGLHVLSDGLIAVAYFLIPLTLIYIVKKRKDVPFDWVFMLFGSFIICCGITHIMEIWTLWHPNYWFSGFLKGITALISLSTAAVLVELIPKILAIPSPAQLAVANLALQNEIGDRKQAQEALSKLMLELEKRVIERTIALESTNELLQQENRDRSLAENSLRHSEAKLRERTQQLEETLQQLKNAQAQLVQTEKMSSLGQMVAGVAHEINNPVNFIYGNLIPAEEYIKDILALIKAYQVYYPTPAPEIADKIHTIELDFILKDLQKLFASIKIGAERIKDIVKSLRTFSRLDEADMKKVNIHEGIDSTLMILQHRLKEEPKRPPIQVIKEYGDLPELECYAGQINQVFMNICSNAIDALEQIVHQGYSSNGYWENNFSDNLQNTYCPLLKIRIRTVLVDGKWVQIHIADNGPGIDYDAIAKIYDPFYTTKPIGAGTGLGLAIAYQIIQAHEGYLRCISEVGRGTEFIIEIPLRSQFGDRPLLQKQTVMKKLD